In Salvelinus alpinus chromosome 22, SLU_Salpinus.1, whole genome shotgun sequence, one genomic interval encodes:
- the LOC139549723 gene encoding coiled-coil domain-containing protein 9-like isoform X2, with protein MSTVVDLKTKEEKDAELDRRIEALRKKNEALVRRYQEIEEDKKKAEQEGIAVKTHPPRKGRPHDGPPEGDRWRTEKENFTVTVDLSKPAGEKRVINDWKQGPPRGRRDSEEGDGPRAQGESPPRRAASGRLSRGGQRGGGPRQERREQRPDRPLADPRQAHDRPPREDRGPPREDRGPPREDRGPPREDRGPPREDRGPPREERGQVMEGPGEGPGRSERAPRGGRRGRGGRGGREREGGGPQGGDRKSKEWEEKRRQNIEKMNEEMEKIAEFERGQRPAEGDKPIRNFLDDPRRSGPVPDMDRKEGSRRHVRNWGGVDFDNVKTGSELEKEWTSRRPGVPKGSMDMTMSMTGRERAEYLRWKKEREEIDEERLARHRNATGQWRREWDAQKTDGLFKEDPAVAAEAMLPDQGGRRRDEVKAPPKAPTFGDFLGQGRGPREGGRGERGRGRGQRQSYSMHDNRWEAEKEEDGEKEKDEEKEKEDKPKKEEKTQKEEAKPKAPSSKKMEEKSGDAEEDEDEWEDASDEEDDDMDGVDDSEGDEEGDEEGEDGQSPTKGPRPETTAGKSAATSSPPSTPPSAASPKEQRTPRPKVYIPSQQEAQDSPAGPKPLSPFSPLDGHQPVTDWGEEMEMQSPRISMGENHLKPPSTEGSPAQVKVQEDNRNSSPSPTPSPSKPAEPEKERDTRTVVVTAAPLEETLIQEKTPVSSSSSSSLELVSTSTDLPEKEETTTTPPAQETPATPTDLPEKEETTTTPPAQETPATPTDLPEKEETTTTPPAQETPATPTDLPEKEETTTTPPAQETPATPTDLPEKEETTTTPPAQETPATPTDLPEKEETTTTPPAQETPATPTDLPEKEETTTTPPAQETPATPTDLPEKEETTTTPPAQETPATPTDLPEKEETTTTPPAQETPATPTDLPEKEETTTTPPAQETPATPTEDEEETPAATLAPVLENDQSLSELATAPEMAPDTSEQSSSG; from the exons GAAATAGAAGAGGACAAAAAGAAGGCGGAGCAAGAGGGGATTGCCGTGAAGACGCACCCACCCAGGAAGGGCCGCCCTCACGATGGCCCGccagagggagacagatggaggacagagaaagagaacttCACTGTCACCGTAGACCTCTCCAAACCTGCAGGG GAGAAACGGGTGATCAATGACTGGAAACAAGGGCCACCTCGAGGCAGGCGGGACTCTGAAGAGGGAGACGGCCCCAGAGCCCAAGGTGAAAGCCCTCCGCGGAGGGCCGCGTCCGGGCGGCTCAGCAGGggtggacagagagggggaggaccacggcaggagaggagagagcaacgCCCTGACAGACCCCTAGCAGACCCACGCCAGGCCCATGACAGACCACCACGAGAGGACAGGGGTCCACCACGAGAGGACAGGGGTCCACCACGAGAGGACAGGGGTCCACCACGAGAGGACAGGGGTCCACCACGAGAGGACAGGGGTCCACCACGAGAGGAGAGGGGTCAGGTCATGGAGGGGCCAGGAGAGGGGCCTGGCCGCAGTGAACGTGCTCCACGCGGAGgacggagaggaagaggaggccgaGGAGgacgagaaagagaaggaggaggaccaCAGGGTGGTGACAGGAAGTCTAAG GAGTGGGAGGAGAAAAGGAGGCAGAACATTGAGAAGATGAACGAGGAGATGGAGAAGATTGCAGAGTTTGAAAGAGGACAAAGG CCTGCCGAGGGAGACAAGCCCATCCGTAACTTCCTGGATGACCCACGGCGCTCCGGCCCAGTCCCGGACATGGACCGCAAGGAGGGCAGCCGCCGACATGTCCGAAACTGGGGCGGAGTAGACTTTGACAATGTGAAGACGGGATCTGAGCTGGAGAAGGAGTGGACA agTCGGAGACCAGGAGTCCCTAAGGGCTCCATGGATATGACCATGTCTATGACGGGCCGGGAGCGTGCCGAGTACCTCCGCTGGAAGAAGGAGCGTGAGGAGATTGACGAGGAGCGTCTGGCCAGGCACAGGAACGCCACAGGCCAGTGGAGACGGGAATGGGACGCCCAGAAGACTGACGGCTT GTTTAAGGAGGACCCAGCTGTGGCTGCAGAGGCCATGCTGCCAGACCagggaggcagaaggagag ACGAGGTGAAGGCGCCTCCCAAGGCTCCCACGTTCGGAGACTTCCTGGGGCAGGGTAGAGGACCCAGGGAGGGGGGCCGTGGAGAGCGGGGTAGGggacgaggacagagacagagctaCAG CATGCACGATAACCGCTGGGAGGCGGAGAAGGAGGAGGacggggagaaggagaaggacgaggagaaagagaaggaagacaAACCCAAGAAGGAGGAGAAGACTCAGAAGGAGGAAGCGAAGCCCAAAGCTCCCTCATCAAAAAAG ATGGAGGAGAAGAGTGGTGACGCagaagaggatgaggatgagTGGGAGGATGCCAGCGACGAAGAGGACGATGATATGGACGGGGTTGATGACTCGGAGGGAGacgaagagggggatgaggaaggGGAAGACGGACAGTCCCCGACGAAGGGACCTCGCCCAGAAACTACAGCAGGGAAGTCCGCCGccacctcatctcctccctccactcccccctcCGCAGCCAGTCCTAAAGAGCAGCGCACCCCGAGGCCCAAGGTCTATATCCCCTCCCAACAGGAGGCTCAGGACTCCCCCGCTGGCCCCAAGCCCCTCAGCCCCTTCTCTCCCCTGGACGGCCACCAGCCGGTCACAGACTGgggggaggagatggagatgCAGTCCCCCCGGATCAGTATGGGGGAGAACCACCTGAAACCGCCTAGCACTGAGGGAAGCCCTGCCCAGGTTAAGGTCCAAGAAGACAACCGCAACTCCAGCCCCAGCCCAACCCCCAGTCCCAGCAAGCCAGCAGAgccagagaaggagagggacacaCGGACAG TTGTGGTCACTGCTGCTCCACTGGAGGAGACTCTGATCCAGGAAAAAACTcctgtatcatcatcatcatcatcatcattagaaCTTGTCTCTACCTCCACTGACCTCCCAGAGAAAGAGGAGACCACCACCACTCCACCAGCCCAGGAGACACCTGCTACACCCACTGACCTCCCAGAGAAAGAGGAGACCACCACCACTCCACCAGCCCAGGAGACACCTGCTACCCCCACTGACCTCCCAGAGAAAGAGGAGACCACCACCACTCCACCAGCCCAGGAGACACCTGCTACCCCCACTGACCTCCCAGAGAAAGAGGAGACCACCACCACTCCACCAGCCCAGGAGACACCTGCTACACCCACTGACCTCCCAGAGAAAGAGGAGACCACCACCACTCCACCAGCCCAGGAGACACCTGCTACCCCCACTGACCTCCCAGAGAAAGAGGAGACCACCACCACTCCACCAGCCCAGGAGACACCTGCTACCCCCACTGACCTCCCAGAGAAAGAGGAGACCACCACCACTCCACCAGCCCAGGAGACACCTGCTACCCCCACTGACCTCCCAGAGAAAGAGGAGACCACCACCACTCCACCAGCCCAGGAGACACCTGCTACCCCCACTGACCTCCCAGAGAAAGAGGAGACCACCACCACTCCACCAGCCCAGGAGACACCTGCTACCCCCACTGACCTCCCAGAGAAAGAGGAGACCACCACCACTCCACCAGCCCAGGAGACACCTGCTACCCCCACAGAGG atgagGAGGAGACCCCTGCCGCCACTCTTGCCCCTGTCCTGGAGAATGACCAGAGCCTGTCTGAGCTGGCCACTGCCCCAGAGATGGCCCCAGACACCTCGGAACAGTCATCTTCAG GCTGA
- the LOC139549723 gene encoding coiled-coil domain-containing protein 9-like isoform X1 — protein sequence MSTVVDLKTKEEKDAELDRRIEALRKKNEALVRRYQEIEEDKKKAEQEGIAVKTHPPRKGRPHDGPPEGDRWRTEKENFTVTVDLSKPAGEKRVINDWKQGPPRGRRDSEEGDGPRAQGESPPRRAASGRLSRGGQRGGGPRQERREQRPDRPLADPRQAHDRPPREDRGPPREDRGPPREDRGPPREDRGPPREDRGPPREERGQVMEGPGEGPGRSERAPRGGRRGRGGRGGREREGGGPQGGDRKSKEWEEKRRQNIEKMNEEMEKIAEFERGQRPAEGDKPIRNFLDDPRRSGPVPDMDRKEGSRRHVRNWGGVDFDNVKTGSELEKEWTSRRPGVPKGSMDMTMSMTGRERAEYLRWKKEREEIDEERLARHRNATGQWRREWDAQKTDGLFKEDPAVAAEAMLPDQGGRRRGKGRGSRTQPHGGASDEVKAPPKAPTFGDFLGQGRGPREGGRGERGRGRGQRQSYSMHDNRWEAEKEEDGEKEKDEEKEKEDKPKKEEKTQKEEAKPKAPSSKKMEEKSGDAEEDEDEWEDASDEEDDDMDGVDDSEGDEEGDEEGEDGQSPTKGPRPETTAGKSAATSSPPSTPPSAASPKEQRTPRPKVYIPSQQEAQDSPAGPKPLSPFSPLDGHQPVTDWGEEMEMQSPRISMGENHLKPPSTEGSPAQVKVQEDNRNSSPSPTPSPSKPAEPEKERDTRTVVVTAAPLEETLIQEKTPVSSSSSSSLELVSTSTDLPEKEETTTTPPAQETPATPTDLPEKEETTTTPPAQETPATPTDLPEKEETTTTPPAQETPATPTDLPEKEETTTTPPAQETPATPTDLPEKEETTTTPPAQETPATPTDLPEKEETTTTPPAQETPATPTDLPEKEETTTTPPAQETPATPTDLPEKEETTTTPPAQETPATPTDLPEKEETTTTPPAQETPATPTDLPEKEETTTTPPAQETPATPTEDEEETPAATLAPVLENDQSLSELATAPEMAPDTSEQSSSG from the exons GAAATAGAAGAGGACAAAAAGAAGGCGGAGCAAGAGGGGATTGCCGTGAAGACGCACCCACCCAGGAAGGGCCGCCCTCACGATGGCCCGccagagggagacagatggaggacagagaaagagaacttCACTGTCACCGTAGACCTCTCCAAACCTGCAGGG GAGAAACGGGTGATCAATGACTGGAAACAAGGGCCACCTCGAGGCAGGCGGGACTCTGAAGAGGGAGACGGCCCCAGAGCCCAAGGTGAAAGCCCTCCGCGGAGGGCCGCGTCCGGGCGGCTCAGCAGGggtggacagagagggggaggaccacggcaggagaggagagagcaacgCCCTGACAGACCCCTAGCAGACCCACGCCAGGCCCATGACAGACCACCACGAGAGGACAGGGGTCCACCACGAGAGGACAGGGGTCCACCACGAGAGGACAGGGGTCCACCACGAGAGGACAGGGGTCCACCACGAGAGGACAGGGGTCCACCACGAGAGGAGAGGGGTCAGGTCATGGAGGGGCCAGGAGAGGGGCCTGGCCGCAGTGAACGTGCTCCACGCGGAGgacggagaggaagaggaggccgaGGAGgacgagaaagagaaggaggaggaccaCAGGGTGGTGACAGGAAGTCTAAG GAGTGGGAGGAGAAAAGGAGGCAGAACATTGAGAAGATGAACGAGGAGATGGAGAAGATTGCAGAGTTTGAAAGAGGACAAAGG CCTGCCGAGGGAGACAAGCCCATCCGTAACTTCCTGGATGACCCACGGCGCTCCGGCCCAGTCCCGGACATGGACCGCAAGGAGGGCAGCCGCCGACATGTCCGAAACTGGGGCGGAGTAGACTTTGACAATGTGAAGACGGGATCTGAGCTGGAGAAGGAGTGGACA agTCGGAGACCAGGAGTCCCTAAGGGCTCCATGGATATGACCATGTCTATGACGGGCCGGGAGCGTGCCGAGTACCTCCGCTGGAAGAAGGAGCGTGAGGAGATTGACGAGGAGCGTCTGGCCAGGCACAGGAACGCCACAGGCCAGTGGAGACGGGAATGGGACGCCCAGAAGACTGACGGCTT GTTTAAGGAGGACCCAGCTGTGGCTGCAGAGGCCATGCTGCCAGACCagggaggcagaaggagaggCAA GGGGCGTGGCTCCCGCACGCAGCCTCACGGCGGGGCCTCAG ACGAGGTGAAGGCGCCTCCCAAGGCTCCCACGTTCGGAGACTTCCTGGGGCAGGGTAGAGGACCCAGGGAGGGGGGCCGTGGAGAGCGGGGTAGGggacgaggacagagacagagctaCAG CATGCACGATAACCGCTGGGAGGCGGAGAAGGAGGAGGacggggagaaggagaaggacgaggagaaagagaaggaagacaAACCCAAGAAGGAGGAGAAGACTCAGAAGGAGGAAGCGAAGCCCAAAGCTCCCTCATCAAAAAAG ATGGAGGAGAAGAGTGGTGACGCagaagaggatgaggatgagTGGGAGGATGCCAGCGACGAAGAGGACGATGATATGGACGGGGTTGATGACTCGGAGGGAGacgaagagggggatgaggaaggGGAAGACGGACAGTCCCCGACGAAGGGACCTCGCCCAGAAACTACAGCAGGGAAGTCCGCCGccacctcatctcctccctccactcccccctcCGCAGCCAGTCCTAAAGAGCAGCGCACCCCGAGGCCCAAGGTCTATATCCCCTCCCAACAGGAGGCTCAGGACTCCCCCGCTGGCCCCAAGCCCCTCAGCCCCTTCTCTCCCCTGGACGGCCACCAGCCGGTCACAGACTGgggggaggagatggagatgCAGTCCCCCCGGATCAGTATGGGGGAGAACCACCTGAAACCGCCTAGCACTGAGGGAAGCCCTGCCCAGGTTAAGGTCCAAGAAGACAACCGCAACTCCAGCCCCAGCCCAACCCCCAGTCCCAGCAAGCCAGCAGAgccagagaaggagagggacacaCGGACAG TTGTGGTCACTGCTGCTCCACTGGAGGAGACTCTGATCCAGGAAAAAACTcctgtatcatcatcatcatcatcatcattagaaCTTGTCTCTACCTCCACTGACCTCCCAGAGAAAGAGGAGACCACCACCACTCCACCAGCCCAGGAGACACCTGCTACACCCACTGACCTCCCAGAGAAAGAGGAGACCACCACCACTCCACCAGCCCAGGAGACACCTGCTACCCCCACTGACCTCCCAGAGAAAGAGGAGACCACCACCACTCCACCAGCCCAGGAGACACCTGCTACCCCCACTGACCTCCCAGAGAAAGAGGAGACCACCACCACTCCACCAGCCCAGGAGACACCTGCTACACCCACTGACCTCCCAGAGAAAGAGGAGACCACCACCACTCCACCAGCCCAGGAGACACCTGCTACCCCCACTGACCTCCCAGAGAAAGAGGAGACCACCACCACTCCACCAGCCCAGGAGACACCTGCTACCCCCACTGACCTCCCAGAGAAAGAGGAGACCACCACCACTCCACCAGCCCAGGAGACACCTGCTACCCCCACTGACCTCCCAGAGAAAGAGGAGACCACCACCACTCCACCAGCCCAGGAGACACCTGCTACCCCCACTGACCTCCCAGAGAAAGAGGAGACCACCACCACTCCACCAGCCCAGGAGACACCTGCTACCCCCACTGACCTCCCAGAGAAAGAGGAGACCACCACCACTCCACCAGCCCAGGAGACACCTGCTACCCCCACAGAGG atgagGAGGAGACCCCTGCCGCCACTCTTGCCCCTGTCCTGGAGAATGACCAGAGCCTGTCTGAGCTGGCCACTGCCCCAGAGATGGCCCCAGACACCTCGGAACAGTCATCTTCAG GCTGA